Sequence from the Erythrobacter insulae genome:
GGATCGGCGGTCGCAATTTTGCGCCGTCGCATATCGGGCCGGTCGAAATGCAGAATGTGGTGTTGCCGCCGTTTCGCGCTGCGATCACCGAATCTGGATCTGTCGGCCTGATGGCATCCCACGGCGAAATTGATGGCGTGCCCGCTCATGCTGACACGGCGCTCTTATCAGATTTGCTTCGCGATGAGTGGGGCTTTGACGGTTATGTCGTATCCGACTGGGATGATATCCGCCGCATCCACAGCCTGCACGGTGTTGCCAAAGACGAAGCAGAAGCCGCGATCATGGGGCTGAAAGCGGGCGTTGATCTGGAGCTCGCCAATAACGGCGTCTACCTGATGCTGCCCCAGCTTGTCCGCGATGGCCAGCTTGAGGAAAGCTATGTTCGCCGCGCAGCTGAGCGCGTTCTGGCGGCGAAGTTCAAATGCGGCCTGTTCGATCTGCCATGGGCAGACCCTGCCAAAGCGGCAAGTCTCGCGCGTAGCAAGGAACACCGCGCTCTGGCGCGTAAAGCGGCTGAGGAATCGGTAGTTCTGCTCAAGAACGAGAATGCAGCGCTGCCGCTAGACAAGACTGCGACAAAGAAGGTGTTGGTCGTCGGGCCCAATGCCGCTTCGGTGCATTTGGGCGGATACTCGCCCAAACCCTTTATCGGGGTCAGTATGCTCGAAGGGATCAAGGCCTATGGCAAGCGGGCGGGTTTTGAAACCGTCTACGCGCCGGGATGCCGGATCACGGCTGGCGATGAAGGCCAGAACGAGATCGAGACCGATGCCGCAGATGAGACCGTACGCGCCGATCCGGCGCTCAATCGCAAACTCATTGCCGAAGCGGTCGCCGCCGCAGGCGATGTCGATACGATTGTGATGTGCCTGGGCGGCAATGAAGCGACAGCTCGCGAAGCCTATTTTGCCGGAGACTCTCGCGGAGATCGCGATGATCTGGAGCTTATTGGTGAACAGAATGAGCTTGCCGAAGCCTTGTTGGCTATGGGTAAGAAAACGGTGGCCGTGTTGATCCACGGACGTCCGCTGTCGCCGCAAAAGCTGGTGCAGAAATGCCCCGCAATTCTCGATGCCTTTTATCCGGGCGAAGAGGGCGGACATGCCCTCGCCAACATCCTGTTCGGCGATGTAAACCCGAGCGGAAAGTTGCCCGTCACGCTGGTCCGCAATGTCGGGCAATTGCCCGGTTTCTACTATCAAAAGCCGACCGGTAAATTCAGGAACTATGTGTTCTCCGAGTCCACCCCTCTTTATCCGTTCGGCCATGGATTGAGCTACACGCAATTCATTTGCGGCGCTCCGGTACCTGAGGCGACCTCAATCAAAACGGGCGATATGTTGAAAGTCTCGGTAACGGTGCAGAATACCGGTGAGCGGGCGGGACAAGAGGTCGTCCAACTCTACGTCCGCGACGATATCGCCAGTTTGACAAGGCCGGTCAAACTGCTGCGCGGATTTGAAAAAGTCAGACTGGCGCCCGGCGAACAGCGCACTGTCCAGTTCACGCTTGGTGCTGAAGATTTCGGTTTTCGCGACGCGAGTGGGAAGCTCCTGCTTGAACCGGGTAGCTTCACCATCATGGCCGGCGCCGACAGCGAAAATTTGAAATCGGGTTCGGTTGAACTGACTTGATCTAAATCGGGAAGACATCATGAAAGTTTGTGGAATTGATACAGCGCGTTTGGCGTTGCTCCTATCTTCATCCATCGCCTTGGCGGCGTGTGGTGGTGACGACAGTTCGCCTGCGCCACCTGTCGTGGGTGCGCCGACACCATCTCCCACATCAACGGCGACACCGACACCCACACCGACACCCGCACCGACACCTACAGGCACTTTCGCTGCCACAGGCGGAGAATGCGACGGGACGGCAGGATGGCAGGCAATCGCTGATGATGGCCTTGATGATACGCAGGCGATACAAACCTCTTTGCAGGAGGCCGCAAACAAGGGCGACACACTTACCATCCCGGCAGGCACGTACAATATTGATGATCCCGAAGGCGTGTCTGTCATTATCCAGAACAAGGATTTCGTGATTATCGCAACCGGCGCGGCTTTTGTCGCCGGCCCCAACGTCAATTCCGACCTGATCGATTTCGATGCGACCAGCGCCAGCTTCAGCAGTAATTGCGGTGGTAGCGCGCTTGTCGATCTGAGCTGGACGGGCGGCGAGCTTGATATTTCGCGCGCTCACCTGTCGGGCACTGTCCCGCAAGGAGGCTCAGTTGGCGCGACCATGGTTGGAAGCCCGGTCGCGGCGACGACTGATGGATTATCGGTACGCGGTGCGACCGGTGGAACCAGTCCCCGTGCAAAGGTTGATATGGTCACCATTCGAGGGCTGACTGTGATTGGCGCGCCGATCACCCAGGCCAACCGGACGGCCTATTTTTCAGACCCGGATACTGCGCCGCCGATAGATAGCGAAAGCGACACCTGGCGCAATGCGGGCGGAGACAGCGGAGTCTTTGTGATGGGCGCGCAATCGGCGTTGATTGAGGACTCGACCTTCTTCGGCATCCGGGATGCGAGCATCTATATGTCAGCCGCTCCATACGACGCATCGCTCGGCGGTAATTATGTGATGCGGGGCAACCGTTTTTACGGCGGGTTCGACGGTATTTCGTCAAAGCGTGGTGCGCAAAATATCACCATGGAAAACAATGTTTTCGTTAATATTGTTCGAGCAATGTCCCTGGAATCGCTGAGCCAACCCTTGCGTGACACGAACAGCCAAACTGCGGAACGGATCGTCGATCCTGTTGTCATGGCGAACAACACCTTTAACGGCGTCCAGCGTGCCATTCAGGTGGAATCGGCGAACAATGTAACGGTGTCGGGCAACGTCATACGCAATCTGGGCGCGCGGGTCGCGCAGCGGAATGATCCTGTCAGATACAGCAGGTATGAAGGTATCGTTCTGGAAGGTGTTACCAATGCATCGATCACCGATAACGACATTCTGGGTATCGATGGAACGCGGGGGAGCGCGTCGACAACGGTGGGAATAACGATCGCATCCCACGCGGGGGTGGCGGGACCTATCGCTTCGTCAAATGTTGTGGTCGGTTCTGATAATCTGCTGTCGAACCTGGACAGCGATATTGAATGATGAGCCAAATCATCCGGCGCGTATGACATCACCATCTCGCACGCGATGATTGTTGTTATTATCGTAAAAAGAAAAGGGGGCGCCGCGTGGACGCCCCCTCATTTTTTGATGTTCGAAGTGTCAGTTAGAACTTGAAGCTGACGCCCGCGACAATGCGCCGGTCAGTGAAGTCCTGCTGACAGAGCAACGTATCGTCATTGATGCAGTACTCATCATTCTGCTCGCGCAGCAGATTGATGCCATCCAGACCCACTGTCACGCGATCGGTGACGGCATAGCTGATGCTGGCGTTGAGCTGCCCGCGATCATCGACAATGCGTGGCAGGCCAAAGCGCTGGGTCTGGGTGCCGCGGAAATCCGAACGCCAGCTGTAACGGGCTCGGAAATTGATCCCGTATTTGTCGTAGAACAGCGTGGTGTTGTAGGAAAAGTTCGACAAATTGGGCAGTGTGACGAGCTGCTGCACAACATCATCTTCAAGCCCTGCGGTCGATTGATCGGTATCGGTACGACCAAGCAACAGGTTCAGGGCATTGGCACCACCGTTTCCGTTGAAGAAGTTCGTAACGTCGCCGCCATCCTCCTGATAGGTGAAGTTCCCAATAAACCCGAAGCCCGAGAGCCAGTTTGCGTCGTCGAGAACATCTGCAAGCGAGTATTGCAGCGCTACTTCGACACCGGTTTGGGTGGTCAATCCCGAAGAGTTCACGATTGTACCAACGGGAACGCACAGACCCTGGCCTTGGATCGACGAGAAGACGTTGCGGTCCGCGAACGGGTTGAAGATGCCGCCACCTTCACACGGTGCGGTGATATCGCGATCGATGGCACCGCCAGGTCCCGTCGTTTCCAGC
This genomic interval carries:
- a CDS encoding glycoside hydrolase family 3 N-terminal domain-containing protein, which encodes MKIDRRTTLAGIGGLGFAAVGGFGNVLHARSNDDYRDKSLSPARRAKALVALMTLDEIGAQLNCPRAADVMADAKAFEADFPYFRYGIGGVYSASLEAGPADNARAVIALQREVISRSRFGIPAFIFEECLAGLLADGATQYPQAMAMACAFNPELVEQVFAATAKEARSRGAQACFSPNIDICTDPRWGRAEETWGEDPYLVTVSARAIVTGLQGAPAEYLPADRMATSVKHFAGYGQGIGGRNFAPSHIGPVEMQNVVLPPFRAAITESGSVGLMASHGEIDGVPAHADTALLSDLLRDEWGFDGYVVSDWDDIRRIHSLHGVAKDEAEAAIMGLKAGVDLELANNGVYLMLPQLVRDGQLEESYVRRAAERVLAAKFKCGLFDLPWADPAKAASLARSKEHRALARKAAEESVVLLKNENAALPLDKTATKKVLVVGPNAASVHLGGYSPKPFIGVSMLEGIKAYGKRAGFETVYAPGCRITAGDEGQNEIETDAADETVRADPALNRKLIAEAVAAAGDVDTIVMCLGGNEATAREAYFAGDSRGDRDDLELIGEQNELAEALLAMGKKTVAVLIHGRPLSPQKLVQKCPAILDAFYPGEEGGHALANILFGDVNPSGKLPVTLVRNVGQLPGFYYQKPTGKFRNYVFSESTPLYPFGHGLSYTQFICGAPVPEATSIKTGDMLKVSVTVQNTGERAGQEVVQLYVRDDIASLTRPVKLLRGFEKVRLAPGEQRTVQFTLGAEDFGFRDASGKLLLEPGSFTIMAGADSENLKSGSVELT
- a CDS encoding right-handed parallel beta-helix repeat-containing protein, with amino-acid sequence MKVCGIDTARLALLLSSSIALAACGGDDSSPAPPVVGAPTPSPTSTATPTPTPTPAPTPTGTFAATGGECDGTAGWQAIADDGLDDTQAIQTSLQEAANKGDTLTIPAGTYNIDDPEGVSVIIQNKDFVIIATGAAFVAGPNVNSDLIDFDATSASFSSNCGGSALVDLSWTGGELDISRAHLSGTVPQGGSVGATMVGSPVAATTDGLSVRGATGGTSPRAKVDMVTIRGLTVIGAPITQANRTAYFSDPDTAPPIDSESDTWRNAGGDSGVFVMGAQSALIEDSTFFGIRDASIYMSAAPYDASLGGNYVMRGNRFYGGFDGISSKRGAQNITMENNVFVNIVRAMSLESLSQPLRDTNSQTAERIVDPVVMANNTFNGVQRAIQVESANNVTVSGNVIRNLGARVAQRNDPVRYSRYEGIVLEGVTNASITDNDILGIDGTRGSASTTVGITIASHAGVAGPIASSNVVVGSDNLLSNLDSDIE